Part of the Flavobacterium okayamense genome, AATCATGACCATCAATCGGTCCAGAATAATCAAAATTTAGCGATTTAATAATATTATTTGCTTTAGGATTTTTTCCTTGTTTGACGGCAGTTAAATAATCTTTCAAAGCACCAACACTCGGGTCAATTCCAATCGCATTATCATTTAAAACAACTAACAAATTAGCATCAGTAACACCCGCATGATTTAACCCTTCAAAAGCCATTCCGCTTGCTAAAGAAGCATCGCCAATAACTGCAATGTGTTGTTTTTCAAAATCTCCATTTAATTTTGAAGCAATTGCCATTCCTAAAGCAGCAGAAATTGACGTAGAAGAATGTCCCACACCAAAAGCATCATACTCACTTTCGTTACGTTTTGGAAAACCAGAAATCCCTCCTTCTTCTCTATTCTTATGAAATATATCTTTTCGTCCAGTCAAGATTTTGTGTCCATATGCTTGATGACCAACATCCCAGATCAATAAATCTTCAGGTGTATTAAAAACATAATGCAAGGCTATTGTTAATTCAACCACACCTAAACTAGCTCCTAAATGACCTCCTTTTTGTGAAACAATATCAATAATAAAGTCACGCAATTCTTGAGCAACCTGTGGTAATTGATTTACTTGAAGTCTTCTTAATTCAACAGGAAAATTTATTTGATCTAGTAATTTTGATTGCATGCAACAAAAGTAGTGATTGAATTTGTAATTTTGTACGTATGGAAAACATTTTCACAGACGAATATTTTATGAAAAAGGCTTTAGCAGAAGCTGAAACCGCATTTGAAAAAGGTGAAATTCCTGTTGGGGCTGTAATTGTTATAGATAATCGCGTTATTGCTAGAAGTCACAATCTTACTGAATTACTAAATGATGTTACCGCACATGCCGAAATGCAAGCCATAACAAGTGCAGCTAACTATTTAGGCGGTAAATATTTAAAGGATTGCACGCTTTATGTAACACTTGAACCTTGTCAAATGTGTGCTGGAGCATTATATTGGAGTCAAATTTCAAAAATTGTTTTTGGCGCATCTGATGAAAATAGAGGTTTTTCAAAACTAGGTACTCAATTACACCCAAAAACTCAGGTAGTTAGTGGTGTTTTAGAAAATGAATGTTCATTACTAATGCGTGCATTTTTCAGAACAAAAAGATAAAATTAAAAAAATCAATTTTATCAAAATTTTTCCTACCTTTAAGACAATATTTTTTCTTCCTTTTAAGTTTTAAAGGTATTCTCTATTTAAATTCTACTTTATCATGAAAAAACAACGAATCTTGTCGGTTGTAATAGCTTTGCTATTAGTAGTGAGCTGTTCTAAAAAAAAATCTGAAAATTTTGATTCTGATTATTCACTTTTTAAAGATTATATACTCAATTATAGTCCGGGAATCATTTCTAGTTCAGATGACATTAGAGTTGTTTTAGCCTTTGACAATCAAGATTGGTTAGAAAACAAAGAACTTGATAAAAATTTATTTGAAATAAATCCTTCTGTAAAAGGTAAAGTAGTTGCTTTATCTTCAAACACTGTTGCATTTGTTCCAGATGATAAATTTAATCAAAACTCAACCTATCAAATAAGTTTTAAACTAGGTAAACTTAAACAAGTTGACAAAAAGCTGAAAGAATTTAATTTCACGGTAAAAACGATAAAGCAAGATTTTATGGTTTCTGTTATAGATTTACAATCGTATAGCAAAGATTATCAATACATAAATGGTGTTTTAAATACAAGCGATAATTTAGATTTTGAAACCGCAAAACAATTGGTCCAAGTTTCTCAAAAAGACAAAAAAGTAAATGTAAAATTCAATAAAGAATTAAGCTCTAATCGCGAATTCAAATTTGTAATTGACAGTATTCAGCGATTTGAAGATGATAGTAAAATAAATATTTCTTGGAACGGAAAAGATTTTGATATTGACCAAAAAGGAGAATTAGAATTTGACATTCCGGGCAAAAACAATTTTAAAATAATCTCAGCAGAAGTAGAAGAAGGAGACAACCAAGTCTTATTATTAAACTTTTCTGATCCCTTAAAAAAAGGACAAGATTTTAACGGATTAGTGGAAGTAGAAACAGCTCAAAAATTAAAATTTGCAACTGCAGGAAATCTTTTAAAGGTATTTTTTAATGAGCCATTAAAAGGTGAATTATTAGTTGAAGTTTTTCAAGGAATTCAAAGTGAAGATGGTTATAAAATGAAACAAAATTTTTCCCAAAAAATTTCATTTGAACAAATTAAACCACAAGTTCGTTTCATTAAAAGTGGAACAATTTTACCAAGCTCTAATAATTTAAAAATCAATTTTGAAGCCGTAAACTTAAAAGCTGTCGATGTAAAAGTTTATAAAATATTTAAAAATAATATTTTACAATTTCTTCAAGACAATGAAATAAATGGCAATAATAACTTAAGAAAAGTAAGTTCGCCTATTGCAAAGCAAACCTTATACTTAAAAAAGAATAACCTAGCTAATTATAGTAAATGGAATGCTTACGCCATTGATTTATCTAAAATTATTCAACCTGAACCTGGAGCCATTTATAGAGTTGAGCTCACTATCTTAAAAAAATATTCACTTTTCAAATGTAATTCTAGTGATGAGAAAGAAGAAGAAAATGAAGACGATGTAGAAAATGAATCTGATGAAGTTCGTTCAACGGAATACTATTATGATGACGATTATTACTATTACAATTGGTATGAGCGTGAGGACCCATGTTCATCATCCTATTATTATAATAATACTATAGGAACGAATGTTATTGCTTCCGATTTAGGGGCGATTGTAAAAAGAGGTGAAAATGGCAGTTATCTTATTGCTGTGAATAACATTGTAGATACAAAACCTATTTCTGGCGCTAACGTAGAATTGTATGATTACCAACAACAAAAATTAGCCTCTACTGCTACCGATGTAGATGGATTCGCAAAAATAGAAGTTAATCGCTATGCCTATTTCGCCATCATAACAAAAGATAAAAGCACAACCTATATTAAACTCGACGAAGGAAAATCTTTATCGGTTAGTGATTTTGAAGTAGGTGGCGTTACTTTAGAAAAAGGATTAAAAGGATATATATATGGTGAACGCGGTGTCTGGCGTCCTGGCGACACTTTGCATATTGCATTTATGCTTAATGATAATGAAAGTAAACTCGAAAAATCGCACCCTATTAAATTCAAACTTTCAGATCCAAGAGGAAAACTTTCTTATCAAGCAGTTCAAAAATATAAAGAATCGAATCATTATAAATTTACGGTTGCTACAAAACCAACAGATATTACAGGTAATTGGGAAGCTAAAATAAGTGTTGGTGGTGCTAATTTTTATAAAAACATTAAAATTGAGACCATTAAACCAAATCGTTTAAAAATTAAAAACAGTTTTGCAGGCGCTACAATTTCTGGAAGTAATCCAAACAAAGGAACTTTAGAAGTCTCTTGGCTACATGGCGCAGTTGCTAAAAATTTAAAGGTAGAAATGCAGGCAAAATTTATGAAAGAAGCCACTACTTTTAAAAATTACAGCAATTATGATTTTGACGATGATGTAAGAGATTTTTACACTGAAGAAGTTAACGTTTTTTCAGGTAAAGTAGATGAAAATGGTAAAACAGATGTAACCTTAAAACCAACTGTTTCTAAACAAGCGCCTGGAAAATTAAAAATTGTAATGCAAACAAAAGCCTTTGAAACAGGTGGCGATTTTAGTACTGATGTTGTTTCGGCTTCATTTTCGCCTTACAAAACGTATGTTGGATTAAAAAGTCCAACTCCAAACAAATATGGTTTTTTAGAAACTGACAAAGTCAACAAATTTGAAGTGGTTACACTTTCTGAAAACGGAAAACCAAAAGCTGTAAAAGATTTAGAAGTACGGGTATATAAAGTCGATTGGCGTTGGTGGTGGAATTCATCTGGAAACGATTTATCAAAATACAATTCAGATAATGTAACAACTGCTTATAAAAACTTCACTATTTCAACTAATTCAAGTGGAAAAGCAAGTTTTCAATTTTCAGTTCCTGAAGGCGATTGGGGAAGATATTTAGTTCGCGTTGTAGATCCAAACGACGGACATGCAACGAGCACAACAGAAATTATCGATTGGCCTTATTGGTCGGGTAAAACTAAAAACGGTGATGCTTCAGCAGCAAACATGCTTGTATTTACTTCCGATAAAGAAAAATATGCTGTAGGCGAAAAAGCTATTGTTTCTTTCCCTTCAAGTTTAGGCAATCGCGCTTTACTTTCTCTAGAAAACGGAACTAAAGTAGTAAAAACACTTTGGGCAGATACACAAAAAGGTGAAACCAAAGTCGAAATTCCAGTTACTGCTGATATGGCCCCAAATGTATACATCAACATTACGTTATTGAAACCACATGCTTCAACTGTAAATGATGCGCCAATTCGTATGTATGGAATTTTACCTATTGAAGTGGTTGATAAAAACACGATTCTAGAACCTGTTTTAACCATGCCAGAAGTACTTCGTCCCGAGCAAAAAGCTTCTTTAAAAGTGAGTGAGAAAAATGGTAAAGCAATGAGTTATACTATTGCTATAGTAGATGAAGGTTTACTGGATTTAACCCGTTTTAAAACGCCAAATGCTTGGGATAAATTTTACTCTAAACAAGCACTTGGTGTAAAAACTTGGGATATTTATGATGATGTTATTGGTGCTTATGGAGGAAAAATAAATCAAATTTTCAGTATTGGTGGTGATGAAGATTTAGGTGGTGGAAGCAATAAAAAAGCAAATCGCTTTAAACCTGTTGTCATTTATCTTGGACCATTTAAACTAGAAAAAGGACAAACCAAAACACATTCGTTTGAAATGCCAAATTATATTGGTTCGGTTCGAACCATGGTAGTTGCAGGAAATGATGACGAAAATGCTTATGGAAGTACTGAAAAAACGACTCCTGTTAGAAGTCCGTTAATGGTTTTAGCATCTGTTCCGAGAAAAATTTCTCCGAACGAAAAAATTACCTTACCAGTTACGGTTTTTGCAATGGAACCAAAAGTTAAAAATGTTACGGTTCAAGTAAAAACAAACAATGGGATTAGAGTAGCTCAACCTTCACAATCGGTTAGTTTTAGTTCTCCAGATGAAAAAATGGTGTATTTCGATTTGAATGTTGGCGAACTAACTGGTTTAGGAAAAATTGAAGTAATCGCAACTTCTGGAAGTGAAAAAGCATCTTATCCAGTTGAAATTGACATCGTCAATCCAAATCCAGAAACTACTGATTTTGTAGATGTAATTTTAGAACCCAATAGTACCAAACAAGTTAATTGGACAACATTTGGTGTAAACGGGACAAATAAAGCATCAGTTGAAGTTTCATCTTTCCCGACAATTGATTTCAATAGAAGGTTAAAATATTTAATTCAATACCCTCATGGTTGTGTGGAACAAACTACTTCAAGTGTATTTCCTCAACTATACTTAAACGATATTGTATCGATTGATGATGGTAAAAAACAGCAAATTCAACGCAATATTAATATTGGTATTCAACGATTGGGTAATTTCCAATTAGCTAGTGGTGGTTTATCGTATTGGCAAGGAAATGCACATCCAGACGATTGGGGAACTTCATATGCAGGTCATTTTATGATGGAAGCTGAGAAAAAAGGTTATGTGTTACCTATTGGTTTCAAACAAAAGTGGATTTCACATCAACAACGAATGGCTAAACAATGGCGCTTCGATGCTCGTTATCATAATGATTTTGCACAAGCCTATCGTTTGTACACTTTAGCGCTTGCTGGTTCATCCGATTTAGGTTCAATGAACAGACTTCGTGAAACGGTTGGTATTTCTAACGAATCGAAATTCCGTTTAGCAGCTGCTTATGCTATAATTGGTCAGAAAAAAACGGCGTTAAATTTAATTAACGGATTAACTATTGAAAACAACAATTATTACTATTACTATGGTTCGGAAGAGCGAAATAGAGCGATGCTATTAGAAACCTATTTATTAGTTGGTGATAAAGCAAAAGCCTTTGACGTAGCTACTAAACTAGGTAAAAACTTATCTTCAAGTAATTGGATGAGTACACAAACTACGGCTTATAGTTTATATGCGATGTCTAAATTTGCTATGGCAAATGGAGGTAAAGGAATTTCTGTTTCATTAACTCAAAAAGGAAAAACACAACCTTTAACGACTTCAAAATCAATTTTAGATAAAACGTTAGATGTGAGTACTGGAAACAATGCCATTTCATTAAAGAACAACGGAAATAATACGTTGTATGTTCGTGTATTGAATAGTGGAATTTTACCTGTTGGCGAAGAAAAAGAAGTGTACAAAAATATTAGTTCTGTTATTACTTATAAAGCTAAAAATGGAACCACTTTAAATCTATCTTCAGTAACTCAAGGAACAGAAATTGTAGCACAAGTTACGGTAAGAAATACATCTTATGAACGTGTTGAAAATGTAGCTTTAACGCAAATTGTTCCTTCAGGATTTGAAATTTTGAACTCGAGATTTACCGATTTTGGAAATTCAACAGAAAACAAAGCCGATTTCATAGATATTCGAGATGATAGAACCAATTTCTATTTCGACTTAAAAGCAGGTGAAACCAAAACATTTACCATGTATTGGAATGCATCTTATTTAGGAAATTATTATTTACCTGGCGTTCAATGCGAAGCCATGTATGACGATAATTATCTAGCACGAAACAAAGGACAATGGATTACAATTGTTAAAGAATAATGTTTTTAAATCGTCTTTGGCAATATATAAAGCGTAATAAAATAAAAACTACCATAGGAATTATTCTTGTGGTAGTTTATTATTTTTCGTTACCAAAAGTGTTGTTTAAAAACGATTATGCAACTGTAATTGAAAGTAAAGAAGGCCAACTTCTAGGTGCAAAAATTGCAGATGATGGTCAGTGGCGGTTTCCAGAAAGTGATAGTATTCCACATAAATTTAAAACGTGTATTGTAGCTTTTGAAGACCAACATTTCTACAAGCATTTTGGCTTCAACCCTATTTCAATGTACCACGCTTTTTTACAAAACAGAAAAGCCAATAAAGTCGTTCGAGGGGGAAGTACGTTGACACAACAAGTAATTCGGTTACATCGAGAAAATCAAAAAAGAAGCTATTTTGAGAAATTCATTGAAATAATTCTAGCGACTCGTTTAGAATTTAGATGCAGTAAAGATGAAATTTTAGGATTATATGCCGCACATGCTCCTTTTGGAAGTAATGTTGTAGGATTAGAAATGGCATCTTGGCGTTATTTCGGATTACAACCACACCAATTATCTTGGGCGGAAGCTGCTACTTTAGCCGTTTTACCAAATGCGCCTAGTTTGATATATCCCGGAAAAAATCAACAAAGATTATTAGACAAAAGAAACCACTTGTTAAAGAAACTTTGGCAAGACAAAATAATTGATAAAGAAACGTATGAGTTGGCTTTATTAGAAAGCTTACCGCAAAAACCATTCGATGTTCCGCAAATCGCACCACATCTTTTACAAAAAACTGCAAAAGAACATAAAGGTGAAAAAATAAAAACGACACTATCAGTATATCATCAAGAACGAATAAATGATATCGTAAAACAATACTATAATTTGTACAAACAAAATGAAGTATACAATATTGCGGTTCTGATAGTCGATGTAAAAACTCGAAATATTGTTTCGTATGTTGGTAATAGTCCAACAGATAAAAACCATCAAAAAGATGTTGATATAATCGAAGCTCCAAGAAGTACCGGAAGTATTTTAAAACCTTTCCTTTATGCTTCTATGCTAGACGATGGCGATATTTTACCTGAATCCCTAATTCCAGATGTTCCAACACAAATTTCTGGTTATTCGCCACAAAATTATAACCTGACTTACGACGGAGCTGTTCCTGCAAATAGAGCTTTAGCGCGTTCATTGAATATTCCAGCAGTTTTGATGCTTCAAGAATATTCTGTAAATAAATTTTACGAGCAATTGCAGAATTTAAAATTACGCAATGTTAATCGCCAACCTTCAAATTATGGTTTGTCGCTTATTTTAGGCGGAGCTGAAACCAATTTGTGGGATTTGTGTCGTGCCTATGCCTTCATGTCAGGAACTGTTAATCATTTTACCACAACACAAGATGAGTATAGGACAAATGAATTAGCTAATTTGAATTATAATTGGAATGAAAAAGTAGATTTTGGAAAATCAATTCAAAGTAAAAATATTTGGAATACAAGTTCTATTTGGCAAACGTTTGAAGCCATGAAAAAAGTTAACCGACCAGAAGGTGATGAAGCTTGGCAATTTTACGATTCATCTATTGAAATTGCTTGGAAAACAGGAACAAGTTTTGGCGGAAGAGACGCTTGGGCAGTTGGGGTAAACAAAGATTATGTTGTTGGGGTGTGGGTTGGAAATGCAACTGGCGAAGGAAGACCTTTATTAACTGGTGTTGAAAGTGCAGCTCCTATTCTATTTGATGTTTTTAGAATTTTTCCAAGAAGTAAATGGTTTGAAACACCTTATAACGATTTAGAAGAAGTTAGTATTTGTAAAAATTCAGGATTTTTAGCAACAAATAATTGTCCTAGTGAACTAAAATGGGTTCCAAAAACGGCTAAAAAATCGAAAAACTGTCCGTATCATAAGTTAATTCATTTGAATCAAAACAAGCAATATCGAGTAAATAGTAGTTGTGAAGCAATTGAAAAAATAGTTACAGATTCTTGGTTTGTGCTTCCGCCTGTAATGGAATGGTATTACAAGAAAAAAAATATTGATTATAAACTACTTCCACCGTTTAAAGAAGGCTGCGAAAATAATGATGTAAGCAAAAAAATGGATTTTATTTATCCTACAAGCTTTACTAAAATCATTTTAACCAAAAACTTTGAAGGGAATACACAACCCGTTATTATTAAAGTCGCACATTCAAATCAGGAAGCTGAATTGTTTTGGTATTTAAATGAAAAGTACTTAGGAAGTACCAAAACCTTTCATGAAATGCCGATTATAGCTTCTTCTGGTATTTATACAATTACAGTAATTGATGAAGAAGGTTTCGAAATAAAACGAAAAATTGAGATTGAGAAATCATAATTCAGAAAGCGAAAATGTTTTTTCAGCAATACACTTTTAATTAAATAATTTAAAAGACTATTTTTGGTTTTGTGAATTCAAAAATAAAACCATACTTCATTTTAATTTTTCTATTTCTTTACTTCATAAGTATAGGGCAAAATCCGTATTACTACAGTTTATCTGATGAAACTGCTTTACCCGACACTGAAATATACTCTATTCTTGAACACAAAGACAACACATTTTGGATTGCAGCCAACAGAGGTTTATATCATTTTGATGGAGTTAATTACACGCATTATACGCATCCAGAAAAAAAAGGGTTATCAGTTTTTGGATTAAAATATGATACGAAAGGAAATATTTGGTGTAATACAATTTCAGGGCAGTTTTTCTACGTTGAAAATAATCAAATGAAATTGTTTATTGATCTTAAAGAAGAATTAAATGGCAATTTAGCAGAGTTTTTATTCCATAAAGATGAACTTTATGTTTTTACATCGTCTAAAATTATAGTGGTTCGTAAAAATAAATCCTTAGTTAAAATTTTCGATTCTGAAAAAAGAATTGGTTCACCTTTTCTATATAGGGATTCGATTTTGTTTGCTGTTGAAAATAAAGCGTATAAAATCCATAACAATACAATTAACTTAGTTGCATCTATTAATGGTGTAGTTCTTAATGAACCCAATAATTCTAAGTGGTTTTCATATAACGATAGTTTATATTTAATTAACTACGATCAAAAAAACAATCAAAATTTATTTTTTAAATTTCAAAACGAATCACTATCAATTAATAATAGTTTTAAAGAACTTGAAAAGCTTAGAATAGTAAGCGTTGATAATCATAATCACAAACTCTATTTTTCAACTTCAAAAGGAATATTTATTTACAATGAAAATAATAATAATATTACATTTTCTAAAAAGTTTTTTGTGAATCTTTTTATAACTGCAATTCGTAAAGATCAAAATAATTCGTATTGGGTTTCAAGTATTAACGAAGGAATTTTTATTGTTCCAAGCTTAGATTTTGAGTTTCATAAATTGCTTGACAAAGAAGATTATATTACTACAATTGAAAAAATTGATTACAATACAACTGCCATTGGTACTTTTAGAGGGAAGTTAATTTTTTATGATGCCGAAAAAAAATTAAAAACGTTAATTAAAACTCCTGAAAATACATCAAAAATAACGCGTTTAAAATACGTGCCAAATCTCAATCAACTATATGTAAGTTCTGAAAATAATTTCTTTAGTTATGACTTATACAACAATTCCCTTTTACCGTCAAAATTTGGTTTAAACAATGCTAAAGCATTATGTTATTCGAAATTTAAAAATGCGTTATTGTTTAGTGGTTTTGACAGAGCCTCGATTTTATACTTTGATGATTATAAAACAAAAATTTTAGAAAGAAAGAGAGCTTATTCGATTATTGAAAACGCTGTTACGAAAGACATTGTTGTTTCCTATAATGACGAAACAAAAGTTTATCCAGATAATAAAAAACCATATTCTTTAAAATATCAAAACGGTTCGTTATTTTCAAATTGGTTAACATCTTCAACTAATGGAATTATTTGGATAAGTACGTATAATAATGGTGTATTGGGGTTTAAAAACAACAAACTTATTAAAGAAATCAATCTTAAAAATGGATTGTCATCTAATTTGATTAAGAAAATTGTTGCTACAGATAATTTATGGATTTTAACTGATAAAGGTATACAACTTTATTACATTGAATCTCAAAAGTTAATTAATTACATTGAAAGCTCTAATGAAAATAGATTTATTGATATAATTGATTACGATAATAACATTTTTATTGCAACAAACAATTCACTTTTGCAATTACCAAAAGAAAATGTTTTTTTTAAATACAAACCTCAATCTTTAGAAATAAAGAGTATTACGGCCAACTCTAAACCAGTTAAAGTAAGTGATGGTTTAGAATTTGAGCATTATGAAAATCAACTTACTTTTGAAGCGTATTGCAAAGGATATTTTCCAAGAGGGGCATTAGAATATGAATATAGACTTTCTAATTCTAATGATGTTAGTTGGAAAACTTTTAAAAATAATAATATTTCATTTGAAGGTTTAGCACCTAACAAGTATACATTACAAATTA contains:
- a CDS encoding nucleoside deaminase gives rise to the protein MENIFTDEYFMKKALAEAETAFEKGEIPVGAVIVIDNRVIARSHNLTELLNDVTAHAEMQAITSAANYLGGKYLKDCTLYVTLEPCQMCAGALYWSQISKIVFGASDENRGFSKLGTQLHPKTQVVSGVLENECSLLMRAFFRTKR
- a CDS encoding alpha-2-macroglobulin family protein, whose product is MKKQRILSVVIALLLVVSCSKKKSENFDSDYSLFKDYILNYSPGIISSSDDIRVVLAFDNQDWLENKELDKNLFEINPSVKGKVVALSSNTVAFVPDDKFNQNSTYQISFKLGKLKQVDKKLKEFNFTVKTIKQDFMVSVIDLQSYSKDYQYINGVLNTSDNLDFETAKQLVQVSQKDKKVNVKFNKELSSNREFKFVIDSIQRFEDDSKINISWNGKDFDIDQKGELEFDIPGKNNFKIISAEVEEGDNQVLLLNFSDPLKKGQDFNGLVEVETAQKLKFATAGNLLKVFFNEPLKGELLVEVFQGIQSEDGYKMKQNFSQKISFEQIKPQVRFIKSGTILPSSNNLKINFEAVNLKAVDVKVYKIFKNNILQFLQDNEINGNNNLRKVSSPIAKQTLYLKKNNLANYSKWNAYAIDLSKIIQPEPGAIYRVELTILKKYSLFKCNSSDEKEEENEDDVENESDEVRSTEYYYDDDYYYYNWYEREDPCSSSYYYNNTIGTNVIASDLGAIVKRGENGSYLIAVNNIVDTKPISGANVELYDYQQQKLASTATDVDGFAKIEVNRYAYFAIITKDKSTTYIKLDEGKSLSVSDFEVGGVTLEKGLKGYIYGERGVWRPGDTLHIAFMLNDNESKLEKSHPIKFKLSDPRGKLSYQAVQKYKESNHYKFTVATKPTDITGNWEAKISVGGANFYKNIKIETIKPNRLKIKNSFAGATISGSNPNKGTLEVSWLHGAVAKNLKVEMQAKFMKEATTFKNYSNYDFDDDVRDFYTEEVNVFSGKVDENGKTDVTLKPTVSKQAPGKLKIVMQTKAFETGGDFSTDVVSASFSPYKTYVGLKSPTPNKYGFLETDKVNKFEVVTLSENGKPKAVKDLEVRVYKVDWRWWWNSSGNDLSKYNSDNVTTAYKNFTISTNSSGKASFQFSVPEGDWGRYLVRVVDPNDGHATSTTEIIDWPYWSGKTKNGDASAANMLVFTSDKEKYAVGEKAIVSFPSSLGNRALLSLENGTKVVKTLWADTQKGETKVEIPVTADMAPNVYINITLLKPHASTVNDAPIRMYGILPIEVVDKNTILEPVLTMPEVLRPEQKASLKVSEKNGKAMSYTIAIVDEGLLDLTRFKTPNAWDKFYSKQALGVKTWDIYDDVIGAYGGKINQIFSIGGDEDLGGGSNKKANRFKPVVIYLGPFKLEKGQTKTHSFEMPNYIGSVRTMVVAGNDDENAYGSTEKTTPVRSPLMVLASVPRKISPNEKITLPVTVFAMEPKVKNVTVQVKTNNGIRVAQPSQSVSFSSPDEKMVYFDLNVGELTGLGKIEVIATSGSEKASYPVEIDIVNPNPETTDFVDVILEPNSTKQVNWTTFGVNGTNKASVEVSSFPTIDFNRRLKYLIQYPHGCVEQTTSSVFPQLYLNDIVSIDDGKKQQIQRNINIGIQRLGNFQLASGGLSYWQGNAHPDDWGTSYAGHFMMEAEKKGYVLPIGFKQKWISHQQRMAKQWRFDARYHNDFAQAYRLYTLALAGSSDLGSMNRLRETVGISNESKFRLAAAYAIIGQKKTALNLINGLTIENNNYYYYYGSEERNRAMLLETYLLVGDKAKAFDVATKLGKNLSSSNWMSTQTTAYSLYAMSKFAMANGGKGISVSLTQKGKTQPLTTSKSILDKTLDVSTGNNAISLKNNGNNTLYVRVLNSGILPVGEEKEVYKNISSVITYKAKNGTTLNLSSVTQGTEIVAQVTVRNTSYERVENVALTQIVPSGFEILNSRFTDFGNSTENKADFIDIRDDRTNFYFDLKAGETKTFTMYWNASYLGNYYLPGVQCEAMYDDNYLARNKGQWITIVKE
- the pbpC gene encoding penicillin-binding protein 1C codes for the protein MFLNRLWQYIKRNKIKTTIGIILVVVYYFSLPKVLFKNDYATVIESKEGQLLGAKIADDGQWRFPESDSIPHKFKTCIVAFEDQHFYKHFGFNPISMYHAFLQNRKANKVVRGGSTLTQQVIRLHRENQKRSYFEKFIEIILATRLEFRCSKDEILGLYAAHAPFGSNVVGLEMASWRYFGLQPHQLSWAEAATLAVLPNAPSLIYPGKNQQRLLDKRNHLLKKLWQDKIIDKETYELALLESLPQKPFDVPQIAPHLLQKTAKEHKGEKIKTTLSVYHQERINDIVKQYYNLYKQNEVYNIAVLIVDVKTRNIVSYVGNSPTDKNHQKDVDIIEAPRSTGSILKPFLYASMLDDGDILPESLIPDVPTQISGYSPQNYNLTYDGAVPANRALARSLNIPAVLMLQEYSVNKFYEQLQNLKLRNVNRQPSNYGLSLILGGAETNLWDLCRAYAFMSGTVNHFTTTQDEYRTNELANLNYNWNEKVDFGKSIQSKNIWNTSSIWQTFEAMKKVNRPEGDEAWQFYDSSIEIAWKTGTSFGGRDAWAVGVNKDYVVGVWVGNATGEGRPLLTGVESAAPILFDVFRIFPRSKWFETPYNDLEEVSICKNSGFLATNNCPSELKWVPKTAKKSKNCPYHKLIHLNQNKQYRVNSSCEAIEKIVTDSWFVLPPVMEWYYKKKNIDYKLLPPFKEGCENNDVSKKMDFIYPTSFTKIILTKNFEGNTQPVIIKVAHSNQEAELFWYLNEKYLGSTKTFHEMPIIASSGIYTITVIDEEGFEIKRKIEIEKS
- a CDS encoding sensor histidine kinase → MNSKIKPYFILIFLFLYFISIGQNPYYYSLSDETALPDTEIYSILEHKDNTFWIAANRGLYHFDGVNYTHYTHPEKKGLSVFGLKYDTKGNIWCNTISGQFFYVENNQMKLFIDLKEELNGNLAEFLFHKDELYVFTSSKIIVVRKNKSLVKIFDSEKRIGSPFLYRDSILFAVENKAYKIHNNTINLVASINGVVLNEPNNSKWFSYNDSLYLINYDQKNNQNLFFKFQNESLSINNSFKELEKLRIVSVDNHNHKLYFSTSKGIFIYNENNNNITFSKKFFVNLFITAIRKDQNNSYWVSSINEGIFIVPSLDFEFHKLLDKEDYITTIEKIDYNTTAIGTFRGKLIFYDAEKKLKTLIKTPENTSKITRLKYVPNLNQLYVSSENNFFSYDLYNNSLLPSKFGLNNAKALCYSKFKNALLFSGFDRASILYFDDYKTKILERKRAYSIIENAVTKDIVVSYNDETKVYPDNKKPYSLKYQNGSLFSNWLTSSTNGIIWISTYNNGVLGFKNNKLIKEINLKNGLSSNLIKKIVATDNLWILTDKGIQLYYIESQKLINYIESSNENRFIDIIDYDNNIFIATNNSLLQLPKENVFFKYKPQSLEIKSITANSKPVKVSDGLEFEHYENQLTFEAYCKGYFPRGALEYEYRLSNSNDVSWKTFKNNNISFEGLAPNKYTLQIRAKNTASNEYTYSKTIKINILSPFWKRSWFISSLVFFLLLLSYLFYRYQIKLKEKENILAVKQATYEKELVSLQLENLKSQMNPHFIFNALNSIQEYIIINEKNLASTYLAKFAQLIRAYLDHSSQGMISIYEEIECLKSYLELEKLRFEEKLKYEIKVNSINCDIKIPTMLIQPYVENALKHGLLHKKNNRFIKIEFSHNQLENEVICLVLDNGVGREKASELNKNKHKSFATKANLNRLELLNKERDKNIGVIIEDLYENNNPTGTKVTLRIPIL